The following proteins come from a genomic window of Nostoc sp. ATCC 53789:
- a CDS encoding hemopexin repeat-containing protein, whose amino-acid sequence MENQKRYVKLSVGHELLGVKYEYKHFLTSTCTESYSKYLCLSTDDAYVAYFTMEIFDTDRCSFKFYDGPYKDRWIHYDGGYLYVTSKYDYLGGNFSNNGSTVKLWTNQNGTKYWFKKGNKYKNDACDNFFYVVTTTNESEALTFNITDIPSSLLEPRDRPIPNPFKKAYFFKGDQYIQFDIANDRADEGYPKPIKGNWPGLDAFADGFDAAVHWDNEKIYVFKGSEYISYDAPTAQIDSGYPKPIKGNWAGMDDFTNEIDAAVNLGKGQVYFFKGHYYTRYDIAAERGASASYDISSYWPGVFYDNINAALNLGNGKVYLFKGSEFIRYDIAADKADEGYPKPIKGNWTGLDAFADGIDGATAF is encoded by the coding sequence ATGGAAAATCAAAAAAGATATGTCAAGTTATCTGTGGGCCACGAGCTTTTAGGAGTTAAATACGAATACAAACACTTTTTAACATCGACCTGTACAGAATCGTACAGCAAGTATCTGTGCTTATCTACTGATGATGCCTATGTTGCCTATTTTACGATGGAGATTTTCGATACTGATCGATGTTCCTTCAAGTTTTATGATGGCCCCTATAAAGACCGATGGATACACTACGACGGTGGCTATCTCTACGTTACATCCAAGTACGATTATTTAGGTGGTAATTTCAGTAATAACGGATCTACCGTAAAATTATGGACTAATCAGAATGGAACTAAATATTGGTTCAAAAAAGGGAACAAGTACAAAAATGATGCTTGCGACAATTTTTTCTATGTCGTGACAACGACTAATGAGAGTGAAGCACTCACTTTTAATATTACAGACATTCCTTCTAGTCTCCTCGAACCCCGCGATCGCCCTATCCCAAATCCTTTCAAAAAAGCTTATTTTTTCAAAGGAGACCAGTATATCCAGTTTGATATTGCTAATGATCGAGCCGATGAGGGTTATCCAAAACCGATTAAAGGCAATTGGCCGGGATTAGATGCCTTCGCTGACGGGTTCGATGCTGCCGTCCATTGGGACAATGAGAAGATTTATGTGTTCAAAGGCTCTGAGTATATTAGCTACGATGCGCCTACCGCTCAAATTGATAGTGGTTATCCAAAACCGATTAAAGGCAATTGGGCTGGAATGGATGACTTCACTAACGAGATTGATGCTGCCGTCAATCTCGGTAAGGGCCAAGTTTATTTCTTCAAAGGCCATTATTATACTCGCTATGATATTGCTGCCGAGCGAGGCGCAAGTGCTAGTTATGATATTTCGTCATATTGGCCTGGAGTTTTTTATGACAATATCAATGCCGCCCTGAATCTAGGTAATGGTAAAGTTTATTTATTCAAAGGATCTGAGTTTATTCGCTATGATATTGCTGCCGACAAAGCCGATGAGGGTTATCCAAAACCGATTAAAGGCAATTGGACTGGACTAGATGCCTTTGCCGATGGAATCGATGGTGCGACTGCGTTTTAG
- the mnmA gene encoding tRNA 2-thiouridine(34) synthase MnmA, which translates to MKKVVVGLSGGVDSSTAAAILHHQGYEVIGLTLWLMKGKGQCCSEGMIDAADLCEQLGVPHQIVDIRDLFQTHIVDYLVTGYSAGITPLPCSQCNKTVKFGPMVQYAREELGCDRIATGHYARISYDEATGRYQLLRAIDRNKDQSYFLYDLSQDLLAATIFPLGELEKTDTRRIATEYGLKTADKPESQDLCLVESNGSMRAFLDKYLAPKSGDIVDTTGKILGQHDGVHHYTIGQRKGLGIAAAEPLYVIELDAENNKVVVGDRTRVTQPECTVGRVNWVSIAEPSTPIHAEVQIRYRSTPTPVTVIPLENSRVRLVFDEPQISITPGQAAVWYDGEKVLGGGIIEQFS; encoded by the coding sequence ATGAAAAAAGTCGTCGTTGGTCTTTCTGGTGGCGTTGACAGTTCCACCGCCGCAGCTATCCTGCACCATCAGGGCTATGAAGTGATTGGTTTGACTCTTTGGCTAATGAAAGGCAAAGGTCAATGTTGCTCTGAAGGTATGATCGACGCGGCTGATCTCTGTGAACAACTGGGCGTTCCCCATCAAATTGTAGATATTCGGGATCTCTTTCAAACCCATATTGTCGATTACCTAGTGACTGGTTACAGTGCTGGGATCACACCTTTACCTTGCTCTCAATGCAATAAAACGGTGAAGTTTGGGCCAATGGTGCAGTATGCTCGTGAAGAATTGGGGTGCGATCGCATCGCCACTGGTCATTATGCCCGAATTAGTTATGACGAAGCAACTGGACGTTACCAGTTATTAAGAGCTATTGACCGCAACAAAGACCAATCATACTTCCTCTATGATTTGTCTCAAGATTTACTTGCAGCAACTATATTTCCTCTCGGCGAACTAGAAAAAACTGATACGCGCCGCATTGCGACTGAATACGGATTGAAAACTGCTGATAAGCCCGAAAGTCAAGACTTGTGCTTAGTGGAAAGTAATGGTTCCATGCGGGCATTTTTGGATAAATATTTAGCTCCCAAAAGTGGCGATATTGTCGATACCACAGGCAAAATTTTGGGACAACATGATGGTGTGCATCACTACACCATTGGCCAGCGCAAAGGTTTGGGGATTGCTGCTGCTGAACCGTTGTATGTGATTGAATTAGATGCGGAAAATAATAAAGTAGTAGTAGGCGATCGCACTAGGGTTACTCAGCCAGAATGCACAGTTGGACGGGTAAACTGGGTTTCCATTGCAGAACCATCTACCCCAATTCATGCCGAAGTGCAAATTCGCTATCGTTCAACGCCTACACCAGTGACAGTGATTCCGTTGGAAAACTCCCGTGTGCGTTTGGTGTTTGATGAACCCCAAATCAGCATCACCCCCGGACAAGCGGCGGTGTGGTACGACGGCGAGAAAGTTTTAGGTGGCGGAATAATTGAACAGTTTAGTTGA
- a CDS encoding vanadium-dependent haloperoxidase → MTDQVINWNNVYLQTIRLNGGAPGPISRTGAILHAAIYDAVNSIDQDYKPYLEILPVKLGASKEAAAVYAAFTVLSSDTVYPNANFPKSKNKNQSFFDAEREKAIHEIKSSGVSQQSIDDGKELGIAAAKAILKNREGDGFDDKTDYKSGHQPGDWRPTGSGPATTPNWGKVKPFSPTLIKKFRPTKPAGFSSKQDLLASVEYAAQVNEVKRLGAANSTERTQEQTDIALFWANDLDGTYKPPGQLYTITQIVSKLRCLSFSENARLFALVGLGLGDAAILAWDAKYDTDLDLWRPETAIQRAFEDNNPGTTADPTWRPLSPNADGTRFSPSFPAYISGHATFGAVHASILRNFFGTDNVTFTATSEDPSARGNNGIRITRTFNSFSSAALENGRSRVYLGVHFQWDADAAYVSGTKLADFLFESLLTQNCS, encoded by the coding sequence ATGACAGATCAAGTTATTAATTGGAACAATGTATATTTACAAACAATTCGTCTGAACGGTGGCGCACCTGGGCCAATCTCCCGTACTGGTGCTATATTACATGCTGCCATATACGATGCTGTCAATTCCATTGATCAAGACTACAAACCGTATTTAGAAATTCTTCCGGTAAAATTAGGAGCTTCTAAAGAAGCAGCAGCAGTTTATGCCGCATTTACTGTATTAAGTAGCGACACTGTTTATCCTAATGCCAATTTTCCCAAATCAAAAAATAAAAACCAGAGCTTTTTTGACGCAGAACGAGAGAAAGCCATCCATGAAATTAAAAGTAGTGGTGTGTCGCAACAGAGTATTGATGATGGTAAAGAACTTGGAATCGCCGCAGCTAAAGCAATCCTCAAAAATCGAGAAGGGGACGGGTTTGATGACAAGACCGATTACAAATCAGGACATCAGCCTGGTGATTGGCGACCAACTGGTTCTGGCCCTGCAACTACCCCAAATTGGGGCAAAGTAAAACCTTTTTCGCCAACCTTAATCAAGAAGTTTCGTCCGACTAAACCAGCAGGCTTCAGCAGTAAACAGGATCTACTGGCCAGTGTTGAATATGCTGCTCAAGTAAATGAAGTAAAACGGCTTGGTGCTGCTAATTCTACTGAACGGACTCAAGAACAAACCGATATTGCTCTTTTCTGGGCAAATGATCTTGATGGAACATATAAGCCACCTGGACAACTTTATACCATAACCCAGATTGTCTCTAAATTGAGATGTCTGAGCTTTTCCGAAAATGCACGGTTGTTTGCTTTGGTGGGTTTAGGTTTAGGCGATGCGGCCATCTTGGCATGGGATGCGAAGTACGACACCGATTTGGATTTGTGGAGACCAGAAACGGCAATTCAAAGAGCATTTGAAGACAACAACCCTGGAACAACTGCTGATCCCACTTGGAGACCTCTATCACCCAATGCTGATGGCACTAGATTTTCTCCTTCATTTCCAGCCTATATCTCTGGTCATGCCACTTTCGGAGCAGTCCATGCCAGTATTTTGCGGAACTTCTTTGGCACCGACAATGTTACTTTTACGGCAACATCTGAAGATCCAAGTGCGAGAGGCAATAATGGCATTAGAATCACACGGACATTTAATAGTTTCTCTTCCGCAGCTTTAGAGAATGGGCGCAGTCGTGTTTATCTAGGTGTCCATTTTCAATGGGATGCAGACGCAGCTTATGTGTCTGGCACCAAATTGGCAGACTTTCTGTTTGAAAGCTTACTGACACAAAATTGTAGTTAA